The Pontiella desulfatans sequence CTGCTCGCCGCCGGGCAATACGACATTTCCTATTCCGTCAAAAAAGAGCGGATCCTTAAAATCGGGGAATGCCCGGGTCGAGAGCGGATTGTCCAAGGCTACCTCCAGGCGGTTGAACTCAAGGAATGGGGCGACTTCCAAGCCTTGGACGAGTACGGCATCGAATCCGAATTCAGCGGGGTTTGCGAACAATTCCTGCGCTTCATGCCGTGGTACCGACATCAATATTCAAGGCGGGAGTGCTCCATCCCCAAGGCGGTTGCACTGAACCTGAAATGGAACCGGCGCCTTTGCACGCAACATCCGCGCGTTCAGCTCTACGATGCGATCATCGAGCTTTTGCAGGATAAGGCCGCCATGTCGCACCAACGCTTCTATGAACTGCAACGGAGGTTTTCCTGATGAAAAAGGAAAAGCTCAGCCTGTTCCTGTTCATCGATGCCTTTGGCTGGGAAGTGAAGCAGCGCCATCCCGAATTCCTGCAAGGCCTGATCCTGGAGAGCAAGCCGCTCGAAACCATCCTGGGCTACTCCTCCGCCTGCGACCCCTCCATCATCTCCGGCCTCACCCCGGCCGACCACAAGCTGTGGTCGTCCTACTACTACGATCCGGAAGGCTCCCCCTTCAAGTGGACGCGTCCCCTCGCCCTTTTGCCCGACTTCATTTTCCGGCGCGGCCGCGTGCGCAACCAGCTAAGCAAATGGATCAAGAAACGGTGCGGCTTCACCGGCTATTTCCAGCTTTACGCCGTCCCCTTCAAGCAACTGCACCTGTTCAACTATGCCGAGCAAAAACGTATCTGGGAGCCCGGAGGCCTCCCGCAAGGCGACTCCATCTTCGACCGCATGGCCCGCAAAGGCATCCCCTACTCCACCCATGACAGCGCGTTTCCGGACGAGGTTCGCATCGAAAAACTGCTCCAACACATCGAACAGCAGTCCATCGACTTCGCCTACTGCTCCCTCGGAAAACTCGACGGCCTGATGCATGCCGAAGGCATCGACTCCCCGAAGATTGGGCCATTGATGGACTGGTACGACGCGCAGTTGCGCAAATTGATGGCCACGGCGGAAGAACAGTATGAAACGGTGTCCTTCTACCTCTTCACCGACCACGGCATGCACAACGTCGCCCGTTCCTACGACCTCATCACCGACATCGAAGCCCTGGGCCTGGAATGGAACAAGGACTATGCCGCCTTCTACGACTCCACCATGGCCCGCTTCTGGATCCTCGATGAAAAGGCTCGCGCCCCCATCACGGAATACCTGAACGGGCATTCACAGGGTCGGTTGCTGACCGATGCAGAGCTCAAAAAGTTCGGCGTCTGGTTCGAGGATGGCCAATATGGCGACCTGGTGTTCCTCATGAACTCCGGCACCCAGATTATTCCAAGTTTCATGGGCGCCAAGCCCTGCAAAGGCATGCACGGCTACCACCCTGACGATCCCGATTCGCTCGCGTCGCTCTCATCGAACAAGCCCATCCCCGAATCCATCACCAAAATCCAGCACATCCACCAGCTCATGCTGACCGAACTGGCCTTGGAGGGCGAGCCAACCCCGGCAGAAACAGCTCGGACAGAGCCTCGCCCTCCAAAGGAATGATTACGCATCACTCGTTACGAATTACGTCCCATGGAAGAACTATTCCCCGATCCCAAATTCCTGCTCGAACTCGCCGAAGCCCGTATGCCGTTCGGCAAGCACCAGGGCTGGTTGCTCATCGACCTCCCCGAACCCTACGTCGTCTGGTTCAAGCAAAAGGGCTTTCCCCACGGCAAGCTCGGCAAACAGCTCGAAACCATCTACGTCATCAAAGCCAACGGCCTCGAGCACCTCTTCGATCCCCTGCGCTAATCCTTAACCCGGTAATGAACCACGAAATACCTGGAGCAGCGGTGCCACGCTAGGTATTCCGTGGTTCCAACCTCATTCATCGATCCCGGTTCAACCCAAATGACCTCAATTCGAACAACCATCCAACCCGTTTTCTTTTTTAAGTATATCATCCAACCACCACGATCGTGGTGGTTGGATGATATACTTAAAACTGGCAAGAGGAGTTTTCAATGCGGGGAAATTGGCCTATGCTTTCGCCATTATAGCCAAAGAAAGGAACTGTTATGGATTCACTCGAAGGAAAGAAAGCGCCAGCGTTCACGCTGGAAGGTAGCGACGGAAAGAAGCATTCGATCAAGGATTATCTCGGCAAGCGGATAGTGATCTATTTTTACCCGCGCGACAATACGCCGGGTTGCACAAAGGAATCGTGTGGATTCCGCGACCTGCACCAGGAGATCGGCGATCTGAACACGGTGGTGCTGGGCGTGAGCAAGGATAGCCTCGCCTCGCACGATACGTTTATCGAAAAGTTCAACCTGCCCTTCACGTTGCTTTCCGATCCGGAAACGAAGATGATGGCCAAGTATGGCGCATGGGGCGAAAAGGTGCTCTATGGCAAAACCAGCATCGGCTGCATCCGCTCGACGGTGATCGTCGATGAAAAGGGGAAGATCATCAAACATTGGCGCAAGGTGCCGAAGGCCGATGCGCACCCCGCCAAGGTGCTGGAAATTCTCCAGAGCCTTTAAACCTGGCTGGACTTAATTGCCACAAAGAGGCTCAAAATGCACAAAGACCCGGACTGTAGTGTCTTCATGCTTCTTGCACCTTTTCGTGGCAATCTCAACTCCCGCGAGTACTACATCCATTCAATATCATTCATGCAATGCTAGAGCAATTTAATTTAAACTGTAGCCGCATGAGGCAAACCAACCTTGAGCATCCGCCGCACTAACGCACCCTAAGGCAGCGCCGATCGCATCAAACAGAGATTCCAGGGAGCGCGCTTTTTCCCCGCGAAGCAATTGCTTTACTTTGCTCCACATCTTTTCGATGGGATTGAGATCAGGACTGTAGGGCGGAAGGAACCAAACCTCTGCCCCAGCTTCTTCGATCAACTGTAACGAAGCCTTGTCCTTATGAGCCGAGAGGTTATCAAGCACAACGATATCGCCCACTCGAAGAGTCGGAGCTAGAACCTGTTCGACATAGGCACGGAATACATCGCCGCTTGTGGCGGCATCAATCGCCATGCAGGCTGTTTCTCCGTTGAAACGAATGGAGGAGATCATGGTGGTGGTACACCAATGGCCATGCGGGGCGTGATCGTAAGCCCGCTCATTTTTCGGCGAGCGTCCGTACAGCCGAGTCATATTGGTCTTGGCTCCAGCCTCATCAATAAAGACCAACCGAGCAATGTCAAGTTGCCCTTGCATGGCCATCCACTCAGCCCGTGCGAGTTTCACGTCTTCGCGCCCTTGCTCGCTGGCGTGAAGCGTTTTTTTTAAAGCTCATCCCCATGTCCTTGAGTACATAGTGAATGGCAGGCAGCGTGCAATCGAGCTCCAGTTGCTCTCGGATCTCCCACAACGTGATATCAGGTTGCCGATCAATCAGCGTTTTCATCTGCTTCCGGTGCTCTTGGGTGAAGTAGGGTTTTCTTCCTGAATGGCTGTGAAGCGGGGCGATATCGCCGGTTCGCTTCCGTTGCGAGAGGAGCTTCTTTACCATACCAAGCGATACCTTGTATCGGTCAGCAATGTCCTGCCGGGTTCCTTCTCCGGCATCGTAGGTGGCCAGAATTCTCTGGCGTAGATCCAGTGATAGAGTGCTCATGCAAAGAACTCTACACAATGACTCATCTAATGGCTATAGAATTATTTAAAATGCTCTAGTGCTCGAACACCATGGTTTTGCAATCGACGCCACCAATGGCTTGGACGGCTTCGATCATCTGGCAGGTTTCGGGCGTATCGGCCATTTCCAGCAGGATCAGGCCGTTCGATGGGCAGATATCGTCGTGCATGCCCAAGCGGGTTTTAATCTGTTCGCCGAATTGCGTGAAGACCGCCTGAACCTTCACGGCATGGGCCTCGCGGTCGACAATGTGAACGCCTACGATAATATGCTTATCCATTTCCATTCTCCTGGTTGGTTGGTGATTCGTTGAGTACGAGAAAGCGCGGATCGACTTCGTAGAATTGGTTGCGCCCCTCTTTTTCCGCGTGGGCGGCCAGGCAAAGATCGACCCAGTTCTTGAGGTATTTCTGGATCTGCTGCTTGCTCTTTCCCATGGTGGCGGCGAGCGAGCTGTTGGTGAAGCGTCGTTGCCGGACGGCGGCAAGGAAGACTTCCAGCTCCATGCCGTGGAGCGTGCGCTTCAATTCGCCAAAGACAATCTCGTGCAGTCCCGCCTGTGCATCCTCCAGACCGAGCGGTTGGGCATAGCTATCGGGCAGGTGGCTGATGAGGGAGGTGATGGCATTCATGACATAGCGTATTTTTCCCGAGAAGGTTTCGTAGAGATAGAAGACCACATCGTAGTCGACCGGCTTGATCCATTGCATCCGCGGAACCGCGAGCAACGCATAGCGCTTTTCCATCACTTTTCTTACCGCCTCGTGCGACAGCGGTTCCAGATGCACCGGCGTGTCGAAGAAGATGCTGCGCACCCGGGGCAACGGGATGATGACCTGCTGGAACATGCCTTCATAGCCCACGAACACGAAATATGCGCCGGGTTCCTGCAGGACATCGCGGATGTTTTCGAAAAAGTCGCGCAGTTTTTCAGGCGTTCGCCGGGCCAAAAGTTCCAGGTTGTCCAGATGGAAAACGACGCCGGAAAATCCGCGGGTTTGAATGAGGGCTATCAAACCGGAAAGAAGCTCCCGGAGTTGGTCGTTGGTCACCTCGCCGACCTTGACGGAGGAATTGCTGGTTCGCCCAAACCCGCCTCCGGTTCCAATCACCGAGATGCTGCCGGAAAACCCGTGCCCTTTTTCAACATGCACGCCGGTGATTGCTGTGATCTTGCGCAGGATCTTGTTTTTGTCGAAGGCCTTTTCCCCCATTTCCAGGCGCAGGCGCGCCGAGAGCGAAGCGAGAAGGCTCAGGAGAAAATCGCGCTCCCCCCACTCTTCCCTAACCGAGATCTCCGTCAGCGGGGAAAGCAACCGATGGTCCTTGGACGACTCCCACAGCTGCCGGTGATAGTTGACAAACGTGGTCTTTCCGACCCCCGGTTCGCCTTCCACGACCATCCTCCCGCCGCCCGGATTCCGCAGGAAATTCATCAGCAAGCGGGAAGCCGATGAAGAAATATCGCGTTCCACATAGGCATCCTGCACCGAGAGCGGGGCCGCCTTGCTGAGCGACAACGCCTTCGTATCGTAGGGATTATCGGTAAACCCGTACCGCTCCCACAAGTTCTGCGTAAGCTCCATGGCATTCCTTTCAGTAAACAAGGTTAGGTTTACCTTGGTTGACCAACCCTGTCAAAGGTAAACCGTATAAGGATTACCTTTGTTTACCATGGATCCTCCCCGCCATTGGACGCTAGATCCGCTCTTTTTCGAAATATTTCGTGTGGAGCAGTTCGTGCGATTTGTGGCCGAGCGGGGCACCGAGGAAATCTTCGTATAGCTTGGCGACGGCCTCGTTCTCGTGCGACTTGCGCAGGGTTTTTCCTTCGTCCTCGGCATAGATGGCCTTGATGCGCGCCTTGCGCACTTCATCGGTCGTGATGCGGGGCTGTCCCCCACCCCCGATGCACCCACCCGGGCAGGTCATGACTTCGATGAAGTGGTATTCGGCTTCGCCGGCGCGGATCTTTTCGACCAGTGCGCGAGCATTGGCCAGCGAATGCGCCACGGCAACCTTTGCGGTGACCCCTTCGAGGAAGCTCCATGCCGGGACGGTTCCTTCGATGGTGATGGCGGCCTCCTTGATGCCCTCGAGCCCAACAACAGGCGTGACATGCAGGTTTTCGAAAGGCAGCTCGCGGCCCGTCACCAGCTCGTAGGCGGTACGCAGTGCGGCTTCCATCACCCCGCCTGAGTTGGCGAAGATGTCGGCGGCGCCGGAACCGAGTCCGAGCGGTGCATCCATTTCGGAATCTTCCAACGAAACGAAGTCGATGCCGGCTTCGGTGATCATCCGGCCCAACTCGCGGGTGGTGAGCACGACATCCACATCCTGCGCGCCGCTGCCGTTCATTTCGGGGCGGGCGGCCTCGTATTTCTTGGCGGTGCAGGGCATTACGGAAACCATGAACATTTCTTCCGGCTTTTTGCCTAGCTTCTGGGCATAGTAGGTTTTCACCATGGCGCCCATCATCTGCTGCGGCGATTTGCAGGTGGAAAGATTGGCGAGCATGTCGGGATAGTAGAATTCCATGAACTGGATCCATCCGGGCGAGCAGCTGGTGAACATGGGCAACGCCACCTCTTCGCCATCGACCAGCGCCTTCTTGAGGCGGGTCAGCAATTCAGTGCCTTCCTCCATGATGGTGAGGTCGGCCGAAAAGTTGGTATCGAAGATGGCATCGAATTTCATGCGGCGCAATGCGGTGGTCATCTTTCCGGTCACCAGGGTGCCCGGTTCCATTCCAAAGCATTCACCGAGCGCGGCACGGATGGCCGGTGCGGTCTGAACGACCACGGTCAGATCCGGATTGTCCAGTGCCGCCCATACCTCGGCGGTCTGGTCGCGTTCGGAGATTGCACCGACCGGGCAGACGGCGGAGCATTGGCCGCACTGCACACAGGTTACCGTATCCAGCCCCTTGCCGAAGGCCGGGCCAATGGTGGTTTTGAAACCGCGGCTCTGCGGAAAAAGAGCTGAAACACTCTGGGTTGCCGTACATACGGTTACGCAGCGGCGACAGGAAATGCACTTGGCGCTATCGCGCACTAGCCCGGCCGTGCTTTCATCCTGGCAACGCGGCGCCTTTTCCCCTTCGTATCGCAGTTCGCGAATACCGAGGTCGCGTGCAATGGACTGGAGCTCGCAATCCTCGTTCCGGTCGCAGATCTGGCAGTCGCCCTCGTGCTCGGAGAGCAAAAGCTCAACGACCAGTTTGCGCGCCTCGCGCACGCGCCGGTTGTTGGTGTGGATCTTCATTTCGTCGGAAACCGGCATGACGCAGGAGGCGACCAAATCCTTTACACCCTCGATCTCGACCAGGCAGACGCGGCATGCGCCAATGGCCTGTATTTTTTCGAGATAGCAGAGTGTCGGTATTTTGATGCCCGCCTGCTTGCACGCCTCAAGGACGGTGGTTCCCTCTTCGACCGAGTACGGTTTGTAATCAATGGTGATATCAATCATTTTTAAATCCTCGTTAAATCCCATTACCAAGTGTGAACTTCTTCGCGATAGTCGCAACGCAGACAACGCTTTGCCTGCCGGGTGGCCGTGGCTTCGTCCCACGGTTGTTCGACTTCATCGAAGTTGCAGCGGCGGCGTTCCACCGGAATCAGCGGTTGCTTTTCACGTTCAAACATAACGGGATCCGCATCGGGATCGAAGGGCGTGTCGTTTCTCTTCTCCTCGCGCCAGAAGGCGTTGTTTTTCCCGGTCAGGAATTGGTCGATTCCGGCGGCGGCCTTTTCTCCATCGGCCACCGCTTCGATGACGGACGACGGGCCGGTGGCAACATCGCCACCAGCGAAAATCCAATCCTCGGAGGTTCCTTTGGAGAGTGCATCCGTCGCCACATAGCCATTCCGCTGTACGTTGAGGTTGAGGTTTCCGGTGAGTGCTGGAAGATCGACGCTCTGACCGATTGCCGCAATCACCTGATCGCACGGAACAATGAAGTCCTCATCCTCGCCGGCCACCGGGCGCCGACGGCCGGAACGGTCGAATGCGCCCAGTTCCATGGGCTTGCACCGAATGCCTACCACCTTTCCATCCTCAACCAGGATTTCTTCCGGGGAAGTGAGCAATTGAAGCTTAACGCCTTCAGCTTCGGCCTCTTCGATTTCCTCTTCGTAGGCCGGCATCTGCTCCCGTGTTCGACGGTATAGCACGGTAACGGTTTCCGCATCCAGGCGGGCGGCGGTACGGGCCGCATCGATGGCGGCGTTCCCGCCCCCGATGATGACCACATGCCGCCCGACCGGTACAGAACCGCGGATGTTGTAGTCGCGCAGGAAGGTCATGGCTTCATAAACGCCCTCGGCCTCTTCGCCCGGCAAACCAAGTTTGAGACCATCGGGTGCACCGACTGCAAGGAATACGGCTTCGTAGCCCTCCTCTTTCAGACTCTCCAATGTGAAATCGACACCCAGAGCCTTGTCGCATTCGATATCCACCCCGAGGCGTTCGATCATACGGACTTCGCGGGCAAGAATTTCGCGCGGTAACCTGTAGGCAGGAATTGTTTGCGCCATCATGCCACCCGGGCGGGGTGCCGCCTCGAAGACCTTTGGCTTGTAGCCAAGACGTGCCAGGAAGAATGCGCAGGAAAGGCCCGCCGGACCTGCACCGACAATGGCGATTTTCTTGGCGGCATTCTTGGCGTTTTCCTTGCAGTCCGGAACCTGGATAATCATTTCCTGCTCCACCATGAAACGCTTTACGCCCCGGATGGATAATGGACTATCGAGCGACGAGCGACGGCAATGCTCTTCGCACGCATGGAAACAGATTCTTGCACAAGCCGCAGCGAATGGATTGCGTTCCCGGTGCAGTTTCAGTGCATCGGCATAACGTTTTTCACCGACCAACGATACGAAGCCGGGCACATCAACCGAAGCGGGGCAAGCGCTTTGGCAAGGAGCCCTGACCAATCCGGCACATACCCCGGCGCGGCATTTGTGCTCGCGGATGTGTTCCTCGTATTCCACACGGAAATGCCGAATGGTGGAGAGTACGGGGTTGGCCGCGGTTTTTCCAAGGCCGCACAAGGCGGTTTCCTTGATCTGCTCACCAAGGGATATGAGTCGTTCAATATCGCCCTCCTTCCCTTTGCCATCGCAGATGCGTTCCAGGATTTCGAGCAAACGTTTGGTTCCCACACGGCAGGGTGTGCATTTACCGCATGATTCTTCCTGAACAAATTCGAGGAAGAAACGGGCGACGTCCACCATGCAACTTTCTTCGTCCATGACGATCAGGCCACCCGATCCCATAATGGCACCGAGCTCATTGAGCGACTCATAATCGAGGGCCACATTGAGGTGTTCCTTCGGAATACAACCTCCCGAAGGACCACCCAGTTGCGCAGCCTTGAAGGGTTTTCCATCAACAATTCCGCCGCCAATGTCATAAAGTAGCTCGCCAAGCGATATTCCAATCGGAACTTCGACCAGGCCGGTGTTGTTTACGGCCCCGGCCAAAGCAAATACCTTTGTTCCCTTGCTCTTCTCGGTTCCAAGCTGGGCATAGGACTCCGCGCCATCAAGAATGATAACCGGAACGCTTGCAAATGTTTCCACATTATTGAGTAAGGTTGGTTTTCCCCAAAGCCCCTTGATTGCCGGGAACGGAGGACGAGGACGCGGCTCACCGCGGTTCCCTTCGATGGAGGTCATCAGCGCGGTTTCTTCGCCACATACAAAAGCGCCCGAACCCATGCGGATTTCAAGATCGAAACTGAAACCTGAACCTAGGATATTTTCCCCTAGCAATCCCGTTTGGCGGGCCTGGTTTATGGCCTTCTGCAAACGTTCAATTGCAACCGGGTATTCGGCACGGCAATAGACATAACCCCGTTGGGCACCAACCGCATAACCGGCGATTGCCATACCTTCGATTACGCTATGGGGATCGCCTTCTAGCACACTACGATCCATGAATGCGCCGGGATCCCCCTCGTCCGCGTTGCATACCACGCTCTTAGTGTCCGATTCCGCTTCCCGGGTGAATTTCCATTTCAGGCCGGTTGGAAAACCTCCCCCACCCCGCCCGCGAAGTCCCGATTCGAGAATACTATTTACTACATCTTCCGATGACATCGAGGTGATCGCTTTGGCAAGTGCCTTATATCCTTTAGCCGCTATGTATTCGTTAATTTTAAGAGGATCAATATTTCCACAATTACGAAGCACCAGCTTTTTTTGGCGCTTGAAGTACTCGATTTCATCAACATCCGCAACCGGCTTTCCGCTTGCAGCATCCTTATGCAACAGGTGCGAAACCACGTTGCCCTTCATAATATGCTCTTTAACAATTGTTTTCGCGTCTTCAACCGTTATGCCTTGGTAAAAAACATTATCCGGCATGATTTTCGCAACCGGTCCTGCTGCACATGGCCCCATGCACCCGGTTTCTACCAAGGTCGCCTTATGAGAGAGTTCATTTTCTTCAATGTAATTTTTGAATGCCTTGCAAATTTCGAGCGCACCTGAAGCCAGGCACCCTCCCCCGACACAGACAAGAATCTCCCGTGTTGAGTCGTCGTGCGATTTCGATAATGAGTGATCTGCACGCAATCCAAGTTTTTGAATTTCAAGATTCTGCAATTTATCCAACGCTTGCGCTGATTCTATTTTTTCATACATGGTTAGGCCTCCTCCATTTGCGTTTCATAATAGGGAGCAAGAATCTGTTTAATTCGTGCTGGCTTCACGCGCTGGTGAACATCGTCATTGATCATGATTGCCGGGGCTAAGCCACATGCACCGAAACACCGGGCTACTTCCAGTGAAAAAGCTTTATCCTCGGTTGTTTCCCCTACATCGATACTAAGTTCCTTTTTGATTGAATCGAGGACTTGTTTTCCTCCTCTGACATAACATGCCGTTCCAAGACAGACTCTTATGACATTGTCCCCTCGCGGCTGGGTCGAGAAAAAGGAATAGAAACCGACCACGCCCGCGACTTCGCTATATGGTTTGTCCATTTTCTTCGCAATATGGCGAAGCACATCCTCAGGAAGAAAACCGAACAGGCCTTGCGCAATCTGCAAAACCGGGATCAATCCCCCATCCTTATATTTATACTCCTCAAGAATCTCATCAAGCTTCTTAAACAGATTTTCATCACTGGATTCCATTCCACAGGAACAGCTTACGGATTTAGCTTCATTCAGCATACTACGTCTCCATTGCTAGGGTTCTCAAGTGCTACATACGGAAAGTCCACTCTCCAAAATACTTAAAAAACCCGAAGATTCAACTACTCTCTATTTTTATCGATATATTTATACAAAATATTGATTGTGATTAGGGGGTAGGTCTCAAAGCGGAGCCGCATATATATGCTTAAGGTGATGTTTTTTGTAATATTTTACGTGGTTATACACAACCAATTCAAAAACCACATAAATTCATTTCAGATGCATTAAGTGTTTATTATGTTGATTTTATTCCATTGTAATAAGGTGTACTTAAGCTGCTGATATGAAGAAAACATATAATATGTACCGCAGAGGTGTCCGAAACCTTAAAGCAATAATAGACTGAAACTCATGAACTAACTTTGTTAGTTTTGACCGGTTTCACGTTTGATAAACATCATAAGAATTGAAACATCAGATGGATTGACGCCAGAAATTCTAGAGGCCTGGCCCAAGTTTTCCGGGCGTATATTTTTAAGTTTTTCTCTGGCTTCGTAGCGTAGGCTTTTAACATTATCATAGTCAAAATCTGATGGTATATGCTGGTCTTCCTTCCTCCTGGCTGCATCAATACGCTCTTTTTCGCGTTTAATGTATCCAGCATATTTCACCTCAATTTCAACTTGCTTTATCACCTCGTCGCTAAGAGATGAAACATTATGCGGTAAATCCTTATAGGAAAAGTTTGGTTGGCGAAGCATTTGTCCTAGCGATTTCCCATCAAAATATATGGTCTCTAGTCGATCGCATTCCGCCTGAATTTGTTTGCCTTGATCTGATATTTCCTCAATTTCAGAAATATCGACAATACCCAGCTTCTTTGTCTTTTCAAATAGCCGATAATAGACATTATCCTGACGTAACGTCAATCGATGCTCCGAGCGAGAGGTAAACATTCTATAGGGTTCATCTGTTCCTTTAGTGACTAAATCATCTATCAGGACACCAATATAGCTTTCACTACGACTCAATGTGAAAGGGCCGCCTCCAAGAACCTTTATTGCAGCGTTAGCACCAGCAACAAACCCCTGAGCCGCAGCTTCCTCATATCCTGTTGTTCCATTCAATTGACCGGCAAAGAAAAGATTTTCGACGAGTTTAGTTTCCAGTGTATGGAAAAGCTGGGTTGGATTTGAGTAGTCATACTCTATCGCATAGCCAGGGCGAATAATTTCGGCATTCTCTAAACCATGGATGGAATGGATCATTTGCCCTTGAACATCCTCAGGAAGACTATTGGAGGTTCCATTTGGATAGAGGCGGATATTGTTCCGGCCTTCAGGTTCAACAAAGACATGATGGGAATCTCTACCGGAGAACTTCACAATCTTATCTTCAATAGATGGGCAGTATCGGACTCCGGTTCCTTCAACCAACCCACCATACATCGCACTTTTTTTTAGGTTTTCAGCAATGATCTGATGGGTATTTTCATTTGTATGGGTTAGCCAACAAGGGATCTGGTCTGTACCAGGCATCCACGGGTGCATTCCAGGTTGTTCCACGTGGAACATAGCATTCATCCCAATGGAACTTTCCTTCTGGTGTTCCACGTGGAACATTTTCCACTCTTTACGTGCCATTCTAGAAAAGAAAGGGGGAGGGTTATCGCCTGGCTGTATCTCCATCTTGGAATAATCGACAGAATCCCTATGTATCCGAGGTGGCGTTCCCGTCTTCAATCTACCCAATTCAAAACCGAACCGATCAAATGATGTGCTTAATTCCTCAGCCGATTCCTCACCCATCCGACCTTCGTTAATACTTTTCATACCAATAAGGACACGTCCACGAAGAAATGTTCCGGTACAGATTACAACAGCACTAGCATCGATGTCTCCACTTCCTCTAGTCGTCACACCACATATTTTTGATCCTTTTGTTCGGATTTCCGTGACAATATCATCATGTATGTCGAGATGCTTCTGCATCCCAAGCACCGCTTGAATTCGTACAGGAAAAAGGTCTTTGTCGCACTGGATGCGGTTAGATTGAACTGCCGGCCCCTTGCGCGTGTTTAACATACGGTATTGAATCCCCGTATAGTCAGAATTACGACCTAATTCACCACCGAGCGCATCCAATTCAGAAACTAAATGTGATTTCGCAATTCCGCCCACTGCTGGATTACAAGGTAATCTTCCAATAAGTTTTTTGTTTAGTGTTATCAATAGTGTATTAACACCCATTCTTGCCGAAGCCAAAGCAGCCTCATAGCCTGCATGACCACCACCAACAACAATAACATCATATAAAGTCTTATACATAATTACACCATTTATACTTATCGGGTCGTGGATAGTTGCACTCAGCAATAGAATGGTCAACGATAGCTTTTGGACAAAATAACGGATCAC is a genomic window containing:
- the nuoF gene encoding NADH-quinone oxidoreductase subunit NuoF, whose product is MRADHSLSKSHDDSTREILVCVGGGCLASGALEICKAFKNYIEENELSHKATLVETGCMGPCAAGPVAKIMPDNVFYQGITVEDAKTIVKEHIMKGNVVSHLLHKDAASGKPVADVDEIEYFKRQKKLVLRNCGNIDPLKINEYIAAKGYKALAKAITSMSSEDVVNSILESGLRGRGGGGFPTGLKWKFTREAESDTKSVVCNADEGDPGAFMDRSVLEGDPHSVIEGMAIAGYAVGAQRGYVYCRAEYPVAIERLQKAINQARQTGLLGENILGSGFSFDLEIRMGSGAFVCGEETALMTSIEGNRGEPRPRPPFPAIKGLWGKPTLLNNVETFASVPVIILDGAESYAQLGTEKSKGTKVFALAGAVNNTGLVEVPIGISLGELLYDIGGGIVDGKPFKAAQLGGPSGGCIPKEHLNVALDYESLNELGAIMGSGGLIVMDEESCMVDVARFFLEFVQEESCGKCTPCRVGTKRLLEILERICDGKGKEGDIERLISLGEQIKETALCGLGKTAANPVLSTIRHFRVEYEEHIREHKCRAGVCAGLVRAPCQSACPASVDVPGFVSLVGEKRYADALKLHRERNPFAAACARICFHACEEHCRRSSLDSPLSIRGVKRFMVEQEMIIQVPDCKENAKNAAKKIAIVGAGPAGLSCAFFLARLGYKPKVFEAAPRPGGMMAQTIPAYRLPREILAREVRMIERLGVDIECDKALGVDFTLESLKEEGYEAVFLAVGAPDGLKLGLPGEEAEGVYEAMTFLRDYNIRGSVPVGRHVVIIGGGNAAIDAARTAARLDAETVTVLYRRTREQMPAYEEEIEEAEAEGVKLQLLTSPEEILVEDGKVVGIRCKPMELGAFDRSGRRRPVAGEDEDFIVPCDQVIAAIGQSVDLPALTGNLNLNVQRNGYVATDALSKGTSEDWIFAGGDVATGPSSVIEAVADGEKAAAGIDQFLTGKNNAFWREEKRNDTPFDPDADPVMFEREKQPLIPVERRRCNFDEVEQPWDEATATRQAKRCLRCDYREEVHTW
- a CDS encoding tRNA uridine-5-carboxymethylaminomethyl modification enzyme MnmG/GidA, which codes for MYKTLYDVIVVGGGHAGYEAALASARMGVNTLLITLNKKLIGRLPCNPAVGGIAKSHLVSELDALGGELGRNSDYTGIQYRMLNTRKGPAVQSNRIQCDKDLFPVRIQAVLGMQKHLDIHDDIVTEIRTKGSKICGVTTRGSGDIDASAVVICTGTFLRGRVLIGMKSINEGRMGEESAEELSTSFDRFGFELGRLKTGTPPRIHRDSVDYSKMEIQPGDNPPPFFSRMARKEWKMFHVEHQKESSIGMNAMFHVEQPGMHPWMPGTDQIPCWLTHTNENTHQIIAENLKKSAMYGGLVEGTGVRYCPSIEDKIVKFSGRDSHHVFVEPEGRNNIRLYPNGTSNSLPEDVQGQMIHSIHGLENAEIIRPGYAIEYDYSNPTQLFHTLETKLVENLFFAGQLNGTTGYEEAAAQGFVAGANAAIKVLGGGPFTLSRSESYIGVLIDDLVTKGTDEPYRMFTSRSEHRLTLRQDNVYYRLFEKTKKLGIVDISEIEEISDQGKQIQAECDRLETIYFDGKSLGQMLRQPNFSYKDLPHNVSSLSDEVIKQVEIEVKYAGYIKREKERIDAARRKEDQHIPSDFDYDNVKSLRYEAREKLKNIRPENLGQASRISGVNPSDVSILMMFIKRETGQN
- a CDS encoding NADH-quinone oxidoreductase subunit NuoE family protein, whose protein sequence is MLNEAKSVSCSCGMESSDENLFKKLDEILEEYKYKDGGLIPVLQIAQGLFGFLPEDVLRHIAKKMDKPYSEVAGVVGFYSFFSTQPRGDNVIRVCLGTACYVRGGKQVLDSIKKELSIDVGETTEDKAFSLEVARCFGACGLAPAIMINDDVHQRVKPARIKQILAPYYETQMEEA